Part of the Marinifilum sp. JC120 genome, CACGTGATCCTTCAGGCCGGGGTTGGCTGTTTTGCCGGAGCCATGCTCGGATTCTTCATGTCCGCTTTCGGCGAGGATGCCCCTACTTTCATCCTTGTTGAACCTGAAGCAGCCAACTGCTTCTACATTTCCGCCTGCGCCAATGACGGGAAACCGCACACAGTAGACGGAGACCTCGCAACCCTGATGGCCGGACTCGCATGCGGCGAGCCCAACCTGACCAGCTGGGAAATGCTTCGCGATTATCCTCTGGCTTACGCTTCCTGCTCTGACGACATTGCCGCCAAAGGCATGCGTATTCTGGGGGCACCCATGAAAGGAGACCAGCAGGTTGTATCCGGTGAATCCGGCGCGGCAACCACCGGATTCCTCCACTGGGTGATGCAGGAAGAAGAAGGGCGCGAAGCAAGGGAAAAACTTGGACTTAACCAAAGTTCGAAAGTTCTGTGCATCAGCACTGAAGGGGACACCTCCCCCCAGACATACCGTGATGTGGTCTGGTTCGGACGGGAAAAATTATAGTTCAGAACAACTTTTAAGGAGTATATGATGGAAATTCTCGATTTTGGTTTTACTACTGCTGAATTTGAAACAAGAACAGCACGCATGCAGAAACTCATGCGCGAAAAAGAACTCGACGCTGTTTTCCTGACCACCGAACCGAACATCCGCTACTACACCGGGTACTACACCCAGTTCTGGGAAAGTCCGACCCGTCCCTGGTTTCTGGTCATTCCCCTTGAAGGTAAACCTATTGCCGTAATTCCCGGCATCGGCGCCAGCGGCATGCGGGCCACATGGATTGAAGACATCCGCACCTGGTCATCTCCCAACCCCGAAGATGACGGGATCACCCTTGTATCCGATGTTCTCAATTCCCTGCCCAGCCGTTTCGGCCGCGTTGGTGCGACCCTCGGTTTGCAGTCCTACCTGCGCATGCCCACCGCCGATTACCTGACCATCACCGAAAAGGTCAGTAAGGAATTCGTCGATATTGCTGAAGATATGCACTACCTGCGCAGCATCAAATCCCCTGCTGAAGTTGAAAAGATCCGCCGCGCCTGCGCCATCACCAACCACGGCTTTGACATGATCCCCTCTCACGCCAAAGTAGGCCAGACCGAACGCGAAATCTGCACTCAGATGCGCATCAACATGCTTCAGGAAGGTGCTGAATTCGTTAAATACCTCATCTCCGGTTCCGGTCCCGACGGTTACGATTCCATCATCATGGGCCCCACTTCCCGCGTCATTGAAGAAGGCGACGTACTGATCATTGATGTAGGCGCCATTTACGACGGCTACTTCTCTGACTTTGACCGTAACTTCGCATTCGGACATTGCAGCGATGAAACCAAGCGTGCTTACGACTGCGTTTACAAATCAACCGACGCAGGTTTCGCAGCAGCACGCCCCGGCGCTACCACCACAGACGTATACAATGCCATGTGGTCAATTATGGAAGCAGGCGGAGCACTCGGCAACGAAGTAGGACGTCTCGGACACGGTCTGGGAACCCAGCTTACCGAATGGCCTTCCAACACCGCAACCGACAACACTGTCCTCGAACCGGGCATGGTTATCACTCTTGAGCCGGGCATGACCTATGCCAAGGGTAAAGATATGGTTCACGAAGAAAACATCGTGATCACCGAAGACGGCGCAGAATGGCTGACCCGCCGCGCCAGCGAACACATTATCGTCATTGATTAGTTAGGAATAAGAGGGAGATTATTATGTCAAACGGTAACACAGCTGTCGCAGCAAAGCCCATGGCCGGAACTGAGACCGCAGAACAGGGGACCACACTTAAACAGGGTAAGATGCTGTTCACCAGCACCATGACCTTCATCGTCATGGTAGTTCTTGCAGGACTGCTCTTCCCGGGCAAATTGTACGATGTAGGTATCGGAACAATGAACTATCTGACCGAAACATTCGGTTGGATCTACATGGCAGGATCTTTCCTCTATGTACTGGTCATGTTCTACTTTGCCTTCAGTAAATACGGCAACATTCGCTTTGGTGATGATGACTCAAAACCCGAGTTCAGCACCTTCTCTTGGATGGGAATGCTCTTCTCCGCCGGTATGGGTACTGTAATGCTCTACTGGGGGGTAGCAGAGCCTGTCTATCATTACATCAACCCGCTGGTAACCACCGGAATCGATCCGATGACCCCGGCCGCAGCTGAATTCGCCATGAAGCAAAGCTTCATCCATCAGGGTATTCAGGCATGGTCCGCCTTCTCCGTAGTAGGTCTGATCCTCGGCTACCTGATGTATCGTAAAAAAGAGAGCGGCTTGATCTCCAATATCCTGCTCCCTTGGGGCCGCGACAAAGCCAACGGTAACCTTGGTAAAATCGTCAACCTGATCTGTGTATTCGGTGCCATCGCAGGTATCTCCACATCTTTGGGCCAGACCGGACTTTCCCTGAGTGTAAGCTTCTCTTACCTGCTGGGAACCCCGGACTCCACCATGACCAAACTCCTTGTAGTAGGAACCATTACCGGAATCACTGTGCTCTGCACCACAACCGGTCTTGAAAAAGGTATCAAAGTCCTTTCCGACTACAACGCATATCTGCTCATGGGTCTTATTCTGCTGGTAGGTCTTGTCGGACCGACCACCACCATGCTCAACGTATACTTCGATTCCCTCGGTAACTACATGAACGACTTCTTCCGCGACGGCCTCATGCTACCTACTTTCGCACCAGAAGAAGAAACTTCATGGATCACCGGCTGGCCGATCTACTACTACGCATGGGCTATCGCATGGGCACCCTTTGTAGGCCCCTTCATCGCCCGCGTATCCAAAGGCCGCACTGTACGTGAATTCATCCTCGGTTCCATGATCCTGCCCTGCCTCGGAATCTTCCTCTGGGTAGCATTCTTCGGAACCATCGGTATTCAGGCTCCTGTTGAGGCCCTCAAGGCAGCAGCAGCTTCCTCCAAGGCAGCAACATTCATCGTCCTTGAAGGTTTCCCCTTGGGAACACTTATCTCATGGGGTGTTGTACTGGCACTGTTCACCTGCTTTATCACTTCCCTGAACAGCTCCACCTTCACCTTAAGCTCCATGAGTCAGGACGGCGCAGCCAACCCCAGCAACAAAATGAAAACCATCTGGACCATCGCTCAGGCAGCCATGGCACTTACTCTCATGCTCGGTAGTAAGACCGGTATTGAACTCCTCCAGAGTATCAGTCTGATCTTCGCCCTGCCGCTCATGTTCGTGCTCTTCCTGTGCATGATCAGCACCATCAAGATGTTCCGCGAAGAATTCCAGAACTAGCAACGTAGGACCTCCACTCCTAGGACATTACCTACAGCCTCCCGTTGGCGCGGACAGCACCACATCCCCCGCGCCAACGGGCAAAATTTCAAAGCAAGAAGAAAGACATATGTTTGATAAAATTGTTGCACGCACCCGACATTACGAACAGGAAATTTACGATTTTGCCAGTGAGCTGATTCGCATTGAAAGCCTCTCCGGTCAGGAAGGCTGTGTAGCCAAAGCTGTTGCCGCCAAAATGGAACAGCTTGGATTCGACAAAGTTGAAACAGACGAAATGGGCAATGTTTGCGGATCACTGGGCAACGGCCCGGCCATTATCTGTGTTGACGGGCACATGGATGTTGTCGGTACCGGCGAAGAAAAATTATGGTCCCGTCCCTCCCTTTCCGGTGAGCAGGACGATAAAAACATATACGGACGCGGCGCAACAGACATGAAATCCGCCATTTCTTCCATGGTCTATGCGGGCAAAGTCCTCAAGGATCTTGAGCTGACCGCTGACCTGACCTACATGGTCTGCGCCAGTGTGCAGGAAGAACCCTGCGAAGGTCTGGCTTGGGAATACATGATCGAAGATCTCGGCCTACGTCCCGACTTTGTCATCCTTGCTGAACCCAGTGATGACAAAGTTTCACTGGCCCAGAAAGGCCGCATGGAGCTGAAAGTTTCCGTTTCCGGCAAGACCGCCCACGCGTCCACCCCCCACATGGGCGACAACGCCATCTATAAAATGGCCCGCATCATTGCCGATCTGGAATCATTGAACTCAAACATGGAAATCGAAGACAGCGAACTTGGCAAAGGATGCCTTGTTGTGTCCGAAGTGAATTCCCATGCACCTTCCAGATGCTCGGTTGCGGATTATTGCGAAATATCCATCGACAGAAGACTCACTTGGGGAGAATCCGCCCAGTACGCAATCAACCAGATCAAAAATCTGCCCAGTGTTGCTGAGTCCGGGGCTGAAGTGGAAGCTTATCTCTTTGAAGAACCTTCCTACACCGGAAAATCCTGTTCCAAAGAATGCATCTTCCCGGCATGGAAACTACAAAAAGAACATGTTGTGACCAATGCGACGCAAGAAGCATTCAAAGGTCTATTTAATAAAGAAGCCACCCTGACCACCTGGCCCTTTTCCACCAACGGCGTGGCTATCATGGGCAAAAACGATATACCGGTCATCGGCTACGGGCCGGGCACCCTTGATGCCTGCCATGTCCCCAACGAATATGTAAGTAAAAAACAGGTTCTTGATGCGGCTATGATGTACGCGGCAATTCCTGTAATATATACTAACAATAAATAGTCTTAAGGAGATTAATACAATGAAAACACAGATTAACACCACAAATGCTCCCGGAGCAGTAGGCCCCTACTCCCAGGCAATCAAAGCCGGCAACACCCTTTATGTTTCCGGTCAGCTGCCCATCAACCCCGAAACTGGCAAGATGTGCGAAGGTTCCATTGAAGACTGCACTCGTCAGGCTCTTGAAAACCTCAAAGCAATCGTCACCGAAGCAGGCGCATCCCTCGATAACGTTGTGAAAACAACCGTATTCATGGCTGACCTCGCTGACTTCGTACCTGCGAACGGCGTATACGCTGAATATTTTGCCGAGCCTTTCCCCGCACGCAGCGCATTTCAGGTTGCCGCTCTGCCCCTTGGCGGCCGCATTGAAATCGAAGCAATAGTTGTTCTGGATTAATTTAATTCGGAAGGCGTAATAAAGCCCCGAAGTGCAAATGGTTGCATTTCGGGGCTTTTCTTTTATGAAACGAGCGCAGCTTTTTTCATAGCTGCCTAATCTTGTTTTGCGTATTCCAGTAAAAGGACCTATGCGCCCGCCAAAACGTGTTCTTTGGTGACGAAACAGGTAAAAGTCCCACTGAAAACAACTTCTCCGTTACAGGACACATCCACCTTGATGATATGCTTGCGTCCATCTTTCTCCTGCTCATGGGCTTTGGCGACCAAAACATCACCAACCTGCGAAGGCTTCAAAAAGCGGCTTTCCGCGCCCGCCAGAACAACATTAGGATGATTGACGGTTAGCATTGCCGCGTAATCGGCCATACCGAAAATAAAACCGCCATGAACCAGACCACTGGCATCGGCTGCCATATTCCGGGTGCATGTGAGACGAACTTCACTGCTACCTTCAGCAACAGAAACAGGCTCACCACAAAGGGATTGATCTATATTTTCATGAGTATTGATATTCATAACTTTCTCCATTCAGTTATCCTTTCGACAATGTGAAAAAGCCGGGAGTTAATGCAAAATTCCAATATAAGCAAATTTCGGCCATTCACCAGCGAAGTTCATCCTGAACACAGAAGCCCCATCATCAATCAAGAAAATTAATCACTGCCCCGATTTTGAAACCACAATATCAAGACCCTGCGGGGTGCGGATCAATTGCGGAGACGGTCCCTTTTTAGCTGCCGGATCTCGAAAATTAAATACCAGCCGCAGACGATCCGTATGTCTACCCAGCACTACCTGCCCTACAAACCCTGAAATAAAATCCGTAACCCGCGGCACGGAATAACGCCACTTTCCGCGCAAATCCACCACCAATTTGGAAGGCTTATCCAGCCAGAAATACGTAACCCTTCCTACCTTATTGGAGGTTTGCAGACGGGCCAGAAACTCTTTTTCCGTATGGGTAAATTCAAGGCTGTCCAGCATGCCCGTGGAGCCTGAAGCATCTGTGGCTACAGAAACCGTGCGATTGGCGGCAAGATCCTGCTCAATTTCCCTTTTGACAGGATCAGAGGCATTAGCTTTTGCACTCCCATTACTCTCAAACAATTGTTTTGCCTCACGCTCAACTTTACGCACTTCATGCACAACTTCCCTGCGCACGGAGGTTACTTCCTCCTTGGCGGCCTGCATCAAAGTCTGCGAACCGTTTACATCAGAAGTGCCATTATAGATCATCCGGGCAGGCTGATTAAAATCACGGATAAATGTATCAAAATCCCCCCACACGGAAAGTACGAAAAGACTGCCCACCATCCCGAGCCAGATCAGGAATAGCAAGATGTAGAATCTTCTGTAAAAAACAGTAAGCACATCCGCCTCCTTAATGCTGCCAGCAGTCGGTTATGAAGTTAGGCAGGTTCAAAGGCTTAATTTTCAGCACTTCAATGACCGGAACGGCCCCGCTGAAATTGTAGCCGACCTTAACGCTGCTTACGCCAAGCCCCTCAAGACCTTTACCTTGCTCCGGAAAATCCTTGGGAGTAAAACTAACTTCGCCGTTACGGAACTCGGACAGGAACTTGGCAAAGCCCAGCTTTCCTTCATAGCTCTTGACCAAATCAAGACCCGGAAAACGGATGGTCAGGGTTGTTGTACCGCACTGGTCCGGCTTCCATTTGAAAACCATTTTTTCGGAATAATTGTAGTTTACAAACTCCTGTTTGCCAGTGCCGCACTCAAGAGAAAGAATAGTGGCATACGGCTCTTCCGTGGCATTGCTATTCACAGAAGTAGGAATTGTGGACAGGCTGACCTTGTATTCCGGCTGGATTTCCTGCGCCCCCTGTTCTCCATCATTAAGGAAAACAAAGAAATCTTCCCGGAAGGGAAAAGGAATCCCCAGCCATTTACGGCTCTGCCAGCCCTTAACGCCACGACTCAGGAACGGCGCGGCACTGCCGGAAGTAAACTTATCAACCAGCCCGCTCTTACCGAACAGGGTGGTCCTCAATTTTTCCGGGGGAACATGGGCAGTCTCGGCCATCACCTTCCCTTCCCAGAGCTTCTGTAATTCACAGGAAGCTTCCATGGTGATCACATAAACCATAAACTCAAGTGGTCCGGCCACGAGATTCCAGAATACATGCGTCCCCTTACCGCCCCCGCGCATACGGGTCCGTAAAGCAGCCATGGCTCTTGTGGCTCCATCCACAGGATTCTTCTTGACCGCACCGGCAGACTTGCTGTCCGCTCCGCTGGAGCCGGAAGCTTGCCCGGTAGCGGGATAAAGAGCAGCCGCGCTCTTGAAAGCTGTCTCCTGACTGGCGGTGAACCCGGCCATATCATTAAGCACCTGCATGTACTCATTAAGCTGCTTGGCACCCTCAATACGCTCTTCAATATCTTCAGCCATTTTGCCGCCCAGATCGGCCATGATTTTACGCAGGGATTCCTCCGCCTTCTGGGAAGATTCCTCTACCCCCTTGGCTTTAATGGCCCTGTACTGGGTCAGAACAATATTGAAATCAAAAAGCTCATCAACCCAACCCGGGGGAGTGCCCAATCCTTTTATGGACGAAAATTCCTTTTTCATCCTGACAATCAGCTTAAAATACGGGTTGTCAGGATTGGCCATGGAATGGGCCATGTTGCTGTAGTCGTCCTTGGTCAGCAACTGCCGCTCACCTTCGGTAAAATGTTCGGAAAATGTGTACCATGACCGATAGAACTGTCCGGCATACCAACTCCAAAAATCATTTTCACGCTGTGCGAAGCTGGAATTATCCGGCATGGCCCGGCGCAATTCAGCAAGGAAATCTTCAAGCATCTTACGCCCGGTGGTTGTGTAGGCAGGAGGAACATTAACCTCATTTTCAAAATGCAGACGCGGTCCGCCCCAAAAATCACGCAGAGTCACCGAGCTGACTTCGGGATTGGCATCAACCCAGTCCACCAGCCATTTAAAATCCGACCCCTTAAGACTGAAGACCTTACCAAGCCGAGCCTGCAAAAGCAGCCGCTGTTCATTTAATGCCTCAGCATTATTATCCCAATCCAGATAAGAACTATAGGTCTGGGCGTAGTATTTCATCAAATCCGGGTCAAAACCCTTTACAGCCACGGACAAAGCCTGTCCCGAAGGAAGCTCGTAAGGAGCAAGTGGTTTTGAACCCCCGCCTTCCAGACGGTTATCAAGCAGATCGATACGCCAGCCGAGCAACTTTACAAAATCACTGATTACCTGCTCCGGGGAACCTGCATGCAATCCCTCTATAGTTTGGGTTAACTTCTCATCCACGGGCTTAAGCAGCACGGATTCAAACTTTTTCACATAGAGCTGCTGGACTTTTTTCTCAGCTTCAAGGCTCACATCAAGGCCCATGCGCGGAATCCACCAATTAGTGTTAAGCTTTTGGAGATGTAAAATCTTCTGGCGAAAACCTTCCATTTCCACAATGCGTTCATCAATCTTTTCAGAGAATTCAGGCGGTTTCGGGAAAGCGGTAAACAGATCATCCAGAGCACGACGGTTGCCGAGAAAAGACATACTGAACAAACCGCAGACAAAGAAAAGTAACAACAACCAGACAAACATACCCAGATTGCGGGTCAGCAGCTTCCATTTCAAAAATTCAATGATAGGAGTAAACAGATTGCGGTCACGGGTCAGCACTTTTGAAAAAAAATCGTGCAGGAACAAGCCCTGCCGCGTGCCAGGCAGTTTTGTTTGCACATTCTGCAAGGAGGGAAGACTATCCAGAAAGGCAGAACTCTGCTCACCGCTCTGCTCCCCACTGGAAAAATAAATACCCCGGAACAAAGGTTGTTCCTGATAAGGATTCTCCTCGAAAACCCCGTCTGCAAAAGCGCGGATACGCGGGCGCAAACGGTCCAATTCATCGGCAAAAAGCAAGAATGCGGGATCAAAACGATTCTCGCGTTCCAGCAGGGTCACCCGCAGATCACGAAGCCGTTCAATTACCCCGGAAACTGCGCTGTCCACGAATTCTTCAGGATCAGAAACTACGGACTCATTAACCATGCCCATAGCCTGCGACCTAGCCTCGGCAGGCAGGACCTCGGCCAGCCCTTTGAGTCCGAAGACCAGATCCATTTTGGTCAGCAGCACGTAAACCGGAAAACGCACCCCCAGCACACGCATGAGTTCATTGATTCGCTTACGCAAACTGCGCCCGTACTCTTGCAGACTGTCCTCATCACCGGATTGCAAACGGTCGGCAGGAAGAGTGATAATCAAGCCGTTGAGCGGTTCACGCTTGCGGTACTTAACCAGCAGAGTCAGAAATTTTTCCCACTCTTCCTTGTCCCGCGATTCATCAAGAGGGATGGCATAACGGCCTGCGGTATCGAGGATTACTGCTTCTTCAAAGAACCACCAATCACAATTGCGGGTGGCTGAAACGCCGGGGGTGGGTCCCACATCGGAAAGGATGGAAGTCAGTCTGCTGCTGGCTACGGCAGTGCTCTTGCCTGAGTCTGATTCCCCGAAAACCATATACCACGGCAGGGCGTAAAGGGGATTACCGTGCCTGCGCAGTTCCGAATTCTGAAGCAGGTGAACCGCTTCCATCCAGCGGGTCTGC contains:
- a CDS encoding aminopeptidase P family protein gives rise to the protein MMEILDFGFTTAEFETRTARMQKLMREKELDAVFLTTEPNIRYYTGYYTQFWESPTRPWFLVIPLEGKPIAVIPGIGASGMRATWIEDIRTWSSPNPEDDGITLVSDVLNSLPSRFGRVGATLGLQSYLRMPTADYLTITEKVSKEFVDIAEDMHYLRSIKSPAEVEKIRRACAITNHGFDMIPSHAKVGQTEREICTQMRINMLQEGAEFVKYLISGSGPDGYDSIIMGPTSRVIEEGDVLIIDVGAIYDGYFSDFDRNFAFGHCSDETKRAYDCVYKSTDAGFAAARPGATTTDVYNAMWSIMEAGGALGNEVGRLGHGLGTQLTEWPSNTATDNTVLEPGMVITLEPGMTYAKGKDMVHEENIVITEDGAEWLTRRASEHIIVID
- a CDS encoding BCCT family transporter, whose amino-acid sequence is MLFTSTMTFIVMVVLAGLLFPGKLYDVGIGTMNYLTETFGWIYMAGSFLYVLVMFYFAFSKYGNIRFGDDDSKPEFSTFSWMGMLFSAGMGTVMLYWGVAEPVYHYINPLVTTGIDPMTPAAAEFAMKQSFIHQGIQAWSAFSVVGLILGYLMYRKKESGLISNILLPWGRDKANGNLGKIVNLICVFGAIAGISTSLGQTGLSLSVSFSYLLGTPDSTMTKLLVVGTITGITVLCTTTGLEKGIKVLSDYNAYLLMGLILLVGLVGPTTTMLNVYFDSLGNYMNDFFRDGLMLPTFAPEEETSWITGWPIYYYAWAIAWAPFVGPFIARVSKGRTVREFILGSMILPCLGIFLWVAFFGTIGIQAPVEALKAAAASSKAATFIVLEGFPLGTLISWGVVLALFTCFITSLNSSTFTLSSMSQDGAANPSNKMKTIWTIAQAAMALTLMLGSKTGIELLQSISLIFALPLMFVLFLCMISTIKMFREEFQN
- a CDS encoding YgeY family selenium metabolism-linked hydrolase yields the protein MFDKIVARTRHYEQEIYDFASELIRIESLSGQEGCVAKAVAAKMEQLGFDKVETDEMGNVCGSLGNGPAIICVDGHMDVVGTGEEKLWSRPSLSGEQDDKNIYGRGATDMKSAISSMVYAGKVLKDLELTADLTYMVCASVQEEPCEGLAWEYMIEDLGLRPDFVILAEPSDDKVSLAQKGRMELKVSVSGKTAHASTPHMGDNAIYKMARIIADLESLNSNMEIEDSELGKGCLVVSEVNSHAPSRCSVADYCEISIDRRLTWGESAQYAINQIKNLPSVAESGAEVEAYLFEEPSYTGKSCSKECIFPAWKLQKEHVVTNATQEAFKGLFNKEATLTTWPFSTNGVAIMGKNDIPVIGYGPGTLDACHVPNEYVSKKQVLDAAMMYAAIPVIYTNNK
- a CDS encoding RidA family protein — translated: MKTQINTTNAPGAVGPYSQAIKAGNTLYVSGQLPINPETGKMCEGSIEDCTRQALENLKAIVTEAGASLDNVVKTTVFMADLADFVPANGVYAEYFAEPFPARSAFQVAALPLGGRIEIEAIVVLD
- a CDS encoding PaaI family thioesterase, encoding MNINTHENIDQSLCGEPVSVAEGSSEVRLTCTRNMAADASGLVHGGFIFGMADYAAMLTVNHPNVVLAGAESRFLKPSQVGDVLVAKAHEQEKDGRKHIIKVDVSCNGEVVFSGTFTCFVTKEHVLAGA